One segment of Fusarium oxysporum f. sp. lycopersici 4287 chromosome 7, whole genome shotgun sequence DNA contains the following:
- a CDS encoding AAT family amino acid transporter, with protein MEFPPEKEHRKSPDDDVENLPHSDVPRPTQQDLLQRSLSARQVQMIAIGGTIGTGLFLGTGKSLATGGPASILIAYAIVGAIVFTTMLALGEMAAFIPVAGSFCTFAGRFVDDAFGFALTWNYWFNDAVSTASDLVALQLVLQYWTDNFPGWALSLIFWVVLIGVNIISVKAYGELEYWLSLLKVITIVVFIVMGIVVNCGGNETGEYIGGKYWHIPGAPFVGGIGGFASVFVTASFAYGGTESIAITAGETKDPTRNLPKVVKNVFWRIILFYLLSILLIGLNVPYNYPDLNSKETRTSPFTIVFEMTGAKAAGSVINAVILTSVLSAGNHALFAGVRLMYTLAIEGHAPKVLGKLNRNRVPWVAVLVTGFVAGLCFGSSFIGAGDLWNWLQNIVGVSNQLSWISIGITSIRFRQALALQGKTHLLPFKNWTYPYGPWICVILNSFLVLVQGWSCFSPKFDGVSFVSFYIELPVMLLMFVVWKLVKKTRFVGLSEMDLETDVHTIEEKVTEETGWKTKVKNVVTWLF; from the exons ATGGAGTTCCCGCCAGAAAAAGAACATCGCAAATCTCCTGACGATGACGTCGAGAATCTACCGCACAGCGATGTCCCGCGACCCACGCAACAGGATCTGCTGCAGCGCTCGCTCTCAGCGCGCCAGGTGCAGATGATTGCTATTGGCGGCACGATCGGGACAGGTCTGTTTCTCGGCACTGGAAAGTCCCTTGCCACGGGTGGGCCAGCGTCGATATTGATCGCCTATGCTATCGTGGGTGCTATTGTGTTTACGACTATGTTGGCTCTGGGAGAGATGGCGGCGTTTATACCCGTTGCTGGAAGTTTTTGTACTTTTGCAGG AcgttttgttgatgatgcttttGGCTTCGCTCTCACTTGGAATTATTGGTTCAACGACGCTGTATCCACAGCTTCAGATCTCGTCGCTCTTCAGCTCGTTCTTCAATACTGGACCGACAACTTCCCCGGCTGGGCCCTCAGTCTGATTTTCTGGGTTGTACTCATCGGCGTCAACATTATTTCCGTCAAAGCATATGGTGAACTAGAGTACTGGCTCAGTCTGCTAAAAGTCATCACCATTGTTGTTTTCATCGTCATGGGAATCGTTGTTAATTGCGGTGGAAATGAGACGGGAGAGTATATCGGTGGGAAATATTGGCATATCCCTGGTGCGCCTTTTGTTGGAGGTATTGGTGGCTTTGCCTCTGTTTTTGTCACTGCTTCTTTTGCTT ATGGTGGAACTGAGAGTATTGCCATCACGGCTGGCGAGACTAAGGATCCTACGAGAAACCTCCCCAAGGTCGTCAAGAACGTCTTTTGGCGTATCATTCTCTTCTA CCTTCTCTCAATTCTTCTCATCGGTCTCAACGTCCCTTACAACTACCCCGATCTCAACTCCAAGGAGACTCGCACATCTCCTTTCACCATCGTTTTTGAGATGACGGGCGCCAAAGCTGCCGGAAGTGTCATCAACGCCGTTATTCTCACCAGTGTTCTCTCCGCCGGCAACCATGCACTGTTCGCTGGCGTGAGATTGATGTACACTCTTGCCATCGAGGGTCATGCGCCCAAGGTCCTTGGGAAACTCAACAGGAACAGAGTACCTTGGGTTGCTGTCCTAGTGACAGGATTTGTGGCTGGTCTCTGCTTTGGTTCGAGTTTCATTGGAGCAGGAGATTTGTGGAATTGGCTTCAGAA TATCGTCGGTGTGTCGAACCAACTCAGCTGGATCTCCATCGGCATCACATCAATCCGCTTCCGCCAAGCCCTCGCACTACAAGGCAAAACCCATCTTCTACCCTTCAAGAACTGGACCTACCCCTACGGACCCTGGATCTGCGTCATTCTCAACAGCTTCCTCGTTCTCGTTCAAGGCTGGAGTTGTTTCAGTCCCAAATTTGATGGTGTCAGTTTTGTCAGCTTTTACATCGAGCTACCCGTCATGCTGCTCATGTTTGTGGTGTGGaagcttgtcaagaagacAAGGTTCGTGGGGTTGAGCGAGATGGATCTTGAGACGGATGTTCATACGATTGAGGAGAAGGTTACGGAGGAGACAGGGTGGAAGACGAAGGTTAAGAATGTGGTTACTTGGTTGTTTTAA
- a CDS encoding AAT family amino acid transporter, with amino-acid sequence MVHQGRDSSEIPPKYTLLIPSLHTCLHSSFTTVIRATFTMEFPPEKEHRKSPDDDVENLPHSDVPRPTQQDLLQRSLSARQVQMIAIGGTIGTGLFLGTGKSLATGGPASILIAYAIVGAIVFTTMLALGEMAAFIPVAGSFCTFAGRFVDDAFGFALTWNYWFNDAVSTASDLVALQLVLQYWTDNFPGWALSLIFWVVLIGVNIISVKAYGELEYWLSLLKVITIVVFIVMGIVVNCGGNETGEYIGGKYWHIPGAPFVGGIGGFASVFVTASFAYGGTESIAITAGETKDPTRNLPKVVKNVFWRIILFYLLSILLIGLNVPYNYPDLNSKETRTSPFTIVFEMTGAKAAGSVINAVILTSVLSAGNHALFAGVRLMYTLAIEGHAPKVLGKLNRNRVPWVAVLVTGFVAGLCFGSSFIGAGDLWNWLQNIVGVSNQLSWISIGITSIRFRQALALQGKTHLLPFKNWTYPYGPWICVILNSFLVLVQGWSCFSPKFDGVSFVSFYIELPVMLLMFVVWKLVKKTRFVGLSEMDLETDVHTIEEKVTEETGWKTKVKNVVTWLF; translated from the exons ATGGTTCATCAAGGAAGGGATAGTAGTGAAATACCACCCAAATACACTTTGCTT ATTCCAAGTTTACATACATGTCTTCACTCATCTTTCACAACTGTGATTAGGGCAACATTCACAATGGAGTTCCCGCCAGAAAAAGAACATCGCAAATCTCCTGACGATGACGTCGAGAATCTACCGCACAGCGATGTCCCGCGACCCACGCAACAGGATCTGCTGCAGCGCTCGCTCTCAGCGCGCCAGGTGCAGATGATTGCTATTGGCGGCACGATCGGGACAGGTCTGTTTCTCGGCACTGGAAAGTCCCTTGCCACGGGTGGGCCAGCGTCGATATTGATCGCCTATGCTATCGTGGGTGCTATTGTGTTTACGACTATGTTGGCTCTGGGAGAGATGGCGGCGTTTATACCCGTTGCTGGAAGTTTTTGTACTTTTGCAGG AcgttttgttgatgatgcttttGGCTTCGCTCTCACTTGGAATTATTGGTTCAACGACGCTGTATCCACAGCTTCAGATCTCGTCGCTCTTCAGCTCGTTCTTCAATACTGGACCGACAACTTCCCCGGCTGGGCCCTCAGTCTGATTTTCTGGGTTGTACTCATCGGCGTCAACATTATTTCCGTCAAAGCATATGGTGAACTAGAGTACTGGCTCAGTCTGCTAAAAGTCATCACCATTGTTGTTTTCATCGTCATGGGAATCGTTGTTAATTGCGGTGGAAATGAGACGGGAGAGTATATCGGTGGGAAATATTGGCATATCCCTGGTGCGCCTTTTGTTGGAGGTATTGGTGGCTTTGCCTCTGTTTTTGTCACTGCTTCTTTTGCTT ATGGTGGAACTGAGAGTATTGCCATCACGGCTGGCGAGACTAAGGATCCTACGAGAAACCTCCCCAAGGTCGTCAAGAACGTCTTTTGGCGTATCATTCTCTTCTA CCTTCTCTCAATTCTTCTCATCGGTCTCAACGTCCCTTACAACTACCCCGATCTCAACTCCAAGGAGACTCGCACATCTCCTTTCACCATCGTTTTTGAGATGACGGGCGCCAAAGCTGCCGGAAGTGTCATCAACGCCGTTATTCTCACCAGTGTTCTCTCCGCCGGCAACCATGCACTGTTCGCTGGCGTGAGATTGATGTACACTCTTGCCATCGAGGGTCATGCGCCCAAGGTCCTTGGGAAACTCAACAGGAACAGAGTACCTTGGGTTGCTGTCCTAGTGACAGGATTTGTGGCTGGTCTCTGCTTTGGTTCGAGTTTCATTGGAGCAGGAGATTTGTGGAATTGGCTTCAGAA TATCGTCGGTGTGTCGAACCAACTCAGCTGGATCTCCATCGGCATCACATCAATCCGCTTCCGCCAAGCCCTCGCACTACAAGGCAAAACCCATCTTCTACCCTTCAAGAACTGGACCTACCCCTACGGACCCTGGATCTGCGTCATTCTCAACAGCTTCCTCGTTCTCGTTCAAGGCTGGAGTTGTTTCAGTCCCAAATTTGATGGTGTCAGTTTTGTCAGCTTTTACATCGAGCTACCCGTCATGCTGCTCATGTTTGTGGTGTGGaagcttgtcaagaagacAAGGTTCGTGGGGTTGAGCGAGATGGATCTTGAGACGGATGTTCATACGATTGAGGAGAAGGTTACGGAGGAGACAGGGTGGAAGACGAAGGTTAAGAATGTGGTTACTTGGTTGTTTTAA
- a CDS encoding adenosinetriphosphatase, translating to MSAKRYAFLPMEEAGEEKGESSKQSSKQPSKKRKTEDTAARNKAALPDIRERSRQEYLKKREAERLALLRKQVAEETDELRSGVRLSEKEKAEFAKNREILRLAEERLNIDDHRDGYYMPEDYITEKGRLDRKKKEEALYKRHVEKDQFGREKFVTEHEEWEREQATKAKAQIQRAERENDDYDLVMDDSQYIQWNLDARMPGDGRKLTKEQQFLEAQIDAAEKKALSIQETRKSLPIYQYRDEFLAALEQYQVLVIVGETGSGKTTQLPQYLHEAGYTKNGMKVGCTQPRRVAAMSVAARVADEVGVKVGNEVGYTIRFEDCTSDKTILKYMTDGMLLREFMTDPELSGYSALMIDEAHERTVHTDILLSLIKDLSRSRPDLKLLISSATMNAERFAQYFDDAPIFNIPGRRYPVDIYYTPAPEANYLAAAITTTFQIHTTQPKGDILIFLTGQDEIEAAELEIAQTAKKLGNRIKELVICPIYANLPSELQSKIFEPTPDGARKVVLATNIAETSLTIDGIVYVIDPGYVKENVYNPATGMSNLVVVPCSRASANQRSGRAGRVGPGKCFRLYTKFAYMNEMDESTTPEIQRTNLNGVVLQLKSLGINELLDFEFMDPPPTEALIGALNQLFALQALNHRGELTKIGRQMAEFPTDPMLAKAVLAADKEGCVEEVLSIVSMLGEASALFFRPKDKKIHADSARNRFTIKDGGDHITLLNIWNQWVDSDFSPIWAKENFLQQRSLTRARDVRDQLEKLCERVEVAPSTCGATNLRPIKRAITSGFFPNAARLQKSGDGYRTVKNNTSVWIHPSSVLMSVDPPEKMVVYFELVQTTKEYMRSVMPIEPRWLTELAPHFHKKKDIEEMEEKKMPKQRQR from the coding sequence ATGAGCGCCAAACGCTATGCTTTTCTCCCGATGGAGGAGGCGGGAGAGGAGAAGGGGGAGTCATCGAAGCAGTCCTCGAAGCAACCCTCGAAAAAAAGGAAGACCGAAGATACTGCTGCACGGAATAAGGCGGCGCTACCTGATATTCGAGAACGATCGCGACAAGAATACctcaagaaaagagaggCCGAACGACTTGCTCTCCTGCGAAAGCAGGTTGCAGAGGAGACGGATGAATTGAGGAGCGGCGTGCGACTCTcggagaaggagaaggccgAATTTGCCAAGAACAGAGAGATCCTGCGCCTGGCCGAAGAACGACTCAATATTGACGACCATCGAGATGGATACTACATGCCCGAGGACTACATCACCGAGAAGGGACGACTCGATcgcaagaagaaagaagaggcacTCTATAAGCGACACGTTGAAAAAGACCAGTTCGGGCGCGAGAAATTCGTTACTGAGCATGAAGAATGGGAACGGGAACAGGCGACAAAGGCAAAAGCGCAAATCCAGCGCGCCGAAAGAGAGAATGACGATTACGATCTTGTTATGGATGATTCGCAGTATATTCAGTGGAATCTGGATGCGCGAATGCCTGGCGACGGTCGAAAACTGACCAAGGAACAACAATTCCTCGAGGCGCAAATCGACgcagctgagaagaaggccctATCAATACAAGAGACGCGAAAAAGCTTGCCCATTTACCAATACCGAGATGAATTCCTCGCTGCACTGGAGCAGTATCAGGTTCTCGTCATCGTGGGAGAGACTGGTAGTGGAAAGACGACCCAGCTACCACAATATCTTCACGAGGCGGGTTATACCAAAAATGGCATGAAAGTAGGATGTACACAACCTCGGCGAGTGGCCGCCATGAGCGTAGCAGCTCGTGTGGCCGACGAAGTAGGCGTCAAAGTCGGCAACGAGGTTGGATATACGATTCGATTCGAAGACTGCACCAGCGACAAGACTATCCTCAAGTACATGACTGATGGAATGTTATTACGAGAATTCATGACAGACCCAGAGCTCTCAGGCTATTCGGCGCTGATGATTGACGAAGCCCACGAACGCACAGTACATACCGATATCCTTTTGTCATTAATCAAGGATCTCTCGAGATCGCGACCTGATTTGAAGCTGCTGATTTCGTCAGCTACCATGAACGCCGAGAGGTTCGCACAGTATTTCGACGATGCACCTATCTTCAATATTCCCGGCCGACGTTATCCAGTCGATATTTACTACACACCCGCTCCCGAAGCAAATTACCTGGCTGCGGCCATCACGACAACATTCCAGATTCATACAACCCAACCCAAGGGTGATATTCTAATTTTCTTGACTGGACAAGACGAAATTGAAGCCGCTGAGCTTGAAATTGCCCAGACAGCGAAAAAGCTCGGCAACCGCATTAAGGAACTTGTCATCTGCCCAATTTACGCAAATCTACCCTCAGAACTACAATCCAAGATCTTCGAACCAACACCAGATGGGGCCCGAAAGGTAGTGCTGGCTACCAACATTGCCGAAACCAGTTTGACCATTGACGGCATTGTCTATGTTATTGATCCAGGCTATGTGAAGGAAAATGTCTACAATCCCGCCACCGGCATGTCGAACCTCGTTGTTGTTCCCTGCTCAAGAGCTTCCGCGAACCAGCGAAGTGGTCGAGCCGGTCGTGTTGGCCCAGGAAAGTGTTTCCGTCTATATACAAAGTTTGCATACATGAACGAAATGGACGAATCAACTACACCAGAAATCCAGCGAACAAACCTGAACGGTGTTGTGCTTCAACTGAAGTCCCTGGGCATTAACGAACTCCTCGACTTCGAGTTCATGGATCCCCCGCCAACAGAAGCTCTTATTGGCGCGCTGAACCAGTTATTCGCTTTGCAAGCGTTGAACCATCGCGGAGAGTTGACCAAGATTGGCCGCCAAATGGCCGAATTTCCTACAGACCCTATGCTGGCCAAGGCGGTGTTAGCTGCCGACAAGGAGGGCTGCGTCGAGGAGGTCCTATCTATCGTTTCGATGCTTGGCGAAGCCTCCGCGCTGTTCTTCCGACCCAAGGACAAGAAAATCCACGCAGATAGCGCCCGAAACCGATTCACAATTAAGGACGGTGGTGATCATATAACGCTCCTCAATATTTGGAACCAATGGGTTGACAGCGACTTCTCCCCCATCTGGGCGAAGGAGAATTTCCTTCAACAACGTTCTCTCACAAGGGCACGCGATGTTCGCGATCAACTGGAAAAGCTATGCGAAAGGGTCGAAGTTGCCCCCTCTACGTGTGGTGCCACCAACCTTCGCCCTATTAAACGAGCCATCACATCAGGCTTCTTCCCCAACGCTGCACGACTGCAGAAGAGCGGTGATGGTTACAGAACAGTCAAAAACAATACATCTGTGTGGATCCACCCCAGCAGCGTTCTGATGTCCGTCGACCCGCCGGAGAAAATGGTGGTCTATTTTGAGCTTGTGCAGACGACCAAGGAATATATGCGTAGTGTTATGCCGATCGAGCCAAGGTGGCTAACAGAGTTAGCACCACATTTTCACaaaaagaaggatattgaggagatggaggagaagaagatgccaaaACAAAGGCAACGTTAA
- a CDS encoding hypothetical protein (At least one base has a quality score < 10), which produces MGDVYRESRVYRERDWERDDGSSDDERYRKTTIRRYKVAPSRSDRFERGSEFDDGRSHFSRYGRSSGDLAEHDRRSFVPDRPRSAFEGAPSHASFHEDRGRDTAPRSYVYEKETERETYPPPPPPMPMPAPSQVGDRSRAPAFVETKEVERDWDRRSRFDALFDDDVKVENQMVRTERRDNGEYRVEKRVEEHIDDTHGCDVERYRKETEYYTPYDPPPPPAPVIIRQRAPEPQKIIVQEAPPPAPVIVSPRQQQQPGVVVIREREPERQQVVVRREHREHRHEHRHRPSEEEYYYRHEHRDSRGDRDYAIERYDRRRRDHGYHSDDDDYYVRRKVIRRREGSESPHHKRHLAEGALAGAGVTALLNSRRDSYGELPENRGRKVIAGAALGALGTEALRRARSAYGDRWHGDDESPDRSSRLKQGLGIAAVALAAAGAAKYYQSNKIEKEEAIRGRSRRRGYYSDDYSRSRSRSIIRKTTTTKSTSRGSRRRSLSTAAKAALGTVAAAGIAKHIRNRSKSSRGRSSSRSSSSRSRSRSRSRSKSRLRRGAEIAGAAVAAKAAHHVWKKRKEKKDGSDSSSDDEYYRRGPSRSRSRSRSKARSIRSERGTDPELGPVVEYGTDPLATQPLASTSRGYESEAEARRRRRRRRDRSRSASSAGSDNNRKRSRSRLGAAAAAGAADLGIKEYKDKKDREKREQRSRERRLELEREREREDERDRRGRATRSPSRSRSRSRSGKRFDDYDDRRPRSRSPPMASGGAGFPPYPMDPTPPPGNPYTNIPDRSSDFQPYVPQDYTGYPPPPPGPPRGLSTGPANYPPPGPPGPPPPPPGPPGPPPAGGPRAPDNVSNPVHNLGSRGLDEDSLDSSDEGQPAKSVVFGPLSPKSSMTMRRHREETAAKEEKERQEQEAHDLLQGLVPARPRSKSTPPAMEMDDYFGQRRRHRDDDSSSDESVEELPDRFDRQGRPLDGRSSRSRGWTRRQGDFQYKPRHRDDWDIKGAWQVAGTDSQAVDQLVRGVTGALEGKGGWLGIIGNILGGLQEPEQREAIEDGGHERRRRRRRHRD; this is translated from the exons ATGGGTGACGTCTACAGAGAGTCTCGCGTCTATCGTGAGAGGGACTGGGAGCGAGACGATGGCTCTTCAGACGACGAGCGCTATCGCAAAACCACAATCAGACGATACAAGGTCGCACCAAGCAGGTCTGATCGCTTCGAACGAGGTTCCGAATTTGATGATGGACGTTCCCATTTCTCCCGCTATGGTCGCTCCTCTGGCGACTTAGCTGAACACGACCGACGCTCTTTCGTCCCGGATCGCCCTCGCTCTGCCTTTGAAGGAGCTCCCTCTCATGCTAGTTTTCACGAGGACCGTGGTCGAGACACGGCTCCCCGAAGCTACGTTTACGAAAAGGAGACTGAACGAGAGACTTATCCTCCTCCGCCCCCGCCTATGCCAATGCCTGCGCCTTCTCAGGTTGGAGATCGATCTCGTGCGCCAGCTTTCGTAGAGACCAAGGAAGTTGAGCGTGACTGGGACCGACGATCTCGCTTTGACGCTTTGTTCGACGATGATGTCAAGGTTGAGAACCAAATGGTCAGGACTGAACGCCGAGATAACGGCGAATACCGCGTTGAGAAGCGTGTTGAGGAACATATCGACGACACCCATGGATGCGACGTTGAGCGATACCGCAAGGAGACGGAATACTACACCCCTTACGACCCAccgcctcctccagctcCCGTAATCATTCGACAGCGCGCGCCTGAACCCCAAAAGATCAttgttcaagaagctcctccCCCGGCTCCAGTCATCGTTTCTCCtcgccagcaacagcagcctgGTGTAGTTGTCATTCGCGAGAGAGAGCCTGAAAGACAACAGGTTGTAGTCAGGAGGGAGCATCGGGAGCACCGACACGAGCACCGACATCGTCCTTCGGAGGAGGAGTACTACTATCGCCACGAGCACCGCGACTCCCGTGGAGACCGTGACTACGCCATTGAGCGATATGACCGCAGACGTCGTGACCACGGCTATCAcagcgatgacgatgattaTTACGTCCGACGCAAGGTTATTCGTCGCCGCGAGGGCAGCGAAAGTCCCCACCACAAGCGACACCTGGCCGAGGGCGCTCTCGCGGGTGCGGGTGTCACAGCTCTTCTCAACAGTCGCCGCGACAGCTACGGTGAACTGCCCGAAAACCGCGGCCgcaaggtcattgctggaGCTGCTCTTGGCGCTCTTGGCACTGAGGCTTTGCGCCGAGCTCGTAGCGCTTATGGCGATCGCTggcatggcgacgatgagtCTCCCGACCGCTCCTCTCGACTAAAACAGGGTCTCGGAATCGCTGCTGTTGCTCtagctgctgctggtgccgCTAAATACTACCAGTCCAATAAGATTGAAAAGGAGGAGGCGATTCGAGGCAGAAGCCGTCGTCGTGGTTATTACTCTGATGACTACTCGCGCTCTCGTTCGCGATCCATCATTCGAAAAACCACGACGACAAAGAGCACTAGCCGTGGCAGCCGTCGTCGTAGTTTGTCGACGGCAGCCAAGGCAGCTCTGGGAACTGTTGCTGCTGCAGGTATTGCCAAGCACATTCGCAATAGGTCCAAGTCATCTCGAGGCCGCAGCAGTAGTAGGTCAAGCAGCTCGCGCAGCCGCAGCCGATCAAGGAGCCGCAGCAAGTCTAGACTTCGCCGCGGTGCCGAGATTGCTGGTGCAGCTGTCGCAGCCAAGGCTGCGCACCACGTTTggaagaagcgcaaggaaaagaaggatgGCAGTGACAGTAGCAGCGATGATGAGTACTACCGCCGAGGCCCCTCGAGAAGCCGGAGCAGGAGCAGGTCCAAGGCCAGATCCATTCGTTCAGAGCGCGGGACTGATCCTGAGCTAGGCCCCGTAGTTGAATACGGCACCGATCCCCTCGCGACGCAACCGCTAGCCTCAACGTCGCGAGGCTACGAATCCGAAGCGGAGGCAAGACGTCGACGCCGTAGACGACGCGACCGTAGTCGATCCGCGTCGTCTGCAGGATCCGACAATAACCGTAAACGCAGCAGAAGCCGACTCGGGGCCGCCGCAGCCGCAGGAGCTGCAGACCTTGGTATCAAGGAATACAAGGATAAGAAGGacagggagaagagagagcaGCGCTCTAGGGAACGACGACTCGAACTTGAACGAGAACGCGAGCGAGAAGATGAGCGAGACCGTCGTGGTCGAGCTACCAGATCTCCTTCGCGATCCCGATCCCGAAGTCGTTCCGGGAAAC GATTTGACGACTATGATGATCGTCGCCCTCGCTCACGCTCACCACCCATGGCTTCTGGTGGCGCTGGCTTCCCACCTTATCCTATGGATCCTACTCCTCCACCTGGAAACCCTTACACCAATATTCCGGATCGTTCTTCTGACTTCCAGCCGTACGTTCCTCAAGACTACACGGGCTACCCTCCCCCACCTCCTGGACCTCCTCGAGGACTTTCGACAGGACCCGCCAACTACCCACCGCCAGGACCTCCTGGGCCACCACCGCCCCCTCCTGGACCTCCGGGGCCTCCACCGGCTGGCGGTCCAAGAGCGCCTGACAATGTGAGTAATCCTGTCCACAACCTTGGCTCAAGAGGCCTTGATGAGG ATAGTCTAGACTCGTCTGATGAGGGCCAACCGGCCAAGTCGGTAGTGTTTGGCCCTTTGTCACCGAAGAGCTCTATGACAATGAGGCGACACCGTGAGGAAACagcagccaaagaagaaaaggagagaCAGGAGCAGGAGGCTCATGACCTACTTCAAGGTCTTGTACCTGCAAGGCCACGTTCGAAGTCTACTCCTCCTGCTATGGAAATGGATGACTACTTTGGACAGAGACGCCGTCATCGAGATGATGACTCCAGCTCGGATGAGTCTGTCGAAGAACTACCTGACCGATTTGACAGACAGGGTAGGCCCCTGGATGGACGATCGAGTAGGAGCCGTGGTTGGACACGCAGACAAGGTGATTTTCAGTATAAACCCAGACATCGGGATGATTGGGACATCAAAGGTGCTTGGCAAGTAGCTGGAACAGACAGCCAAGCCGTGGATCAGCTCGTTCGTGGTGTCACTGGAGCACTTGAAGGTAAAGGCGGATGGCTTGGTATAATTGGAAACATTCTTGGAGGACTACAAGAACCAGAGCAACGAGAGGCTATTGAAGACGGGGGTCacgaaagaagaagacgcaGAAGGAGACACCGAGATTAA